The following are from one region of the Carboxydothermus pertinax genome:
- the murJ gene encoding murein biosynthesis integral membrane protein MurJ, whose amino-acid sequence MSKKVVFKATILIMALTLLSRILGFVREMALAAIFGASKIIDAYLAAQVVPTFFASFIGGGLMVVVIPIINEYLSQKEYKEATYVTNSILTLAFLALGLIMVIGVFTAPYLMNFVGYGFHGSTLTTARMLATWLFPLAALMSLAQIFTGVLNAYQHFFTPALGPVLNNVLLIAVLFLFGKTQGILALVGGTLAGWIIYLLIMLPALKKIGFSYKPVFDIHHPAVVKAWKMFLPVIIGTTFSQINLLVDRMLASGLTEGSISALNYASKLYQLPLGVISLAVSSAIFPSLSVFAAQGEKTRLIELTRFGLKISSVISLPAQVGMMVLATPIVAVLFERGAFDARATALTSGALFFYSLAIVFYVFNAVLTRFFYSLNDTITPLKVGALAVLGNIGLNLIFVRFMAHRGLALGTSFAVILSNLLYFYFAQKKIGNLFDREMKSFFVKSLVASFIMGIFVYKIYAWLLFKGQAFALFVAILLGVALYFVLLVVFKVEEVKYIKTLVLKFKAKLS is encoded by the coding sequence ATGTCGAAAAAAGTAGTGTTTAAAGCAACAATCCTTATAATGGCTCTAACGTTATTAAGCAGAATATTGGGCTTCGTTCGGGAAATGGCTTTGGCAGCTATATTTGGAGCTTCAAAAATAATTGATGCTTATCTTGCAGCGCAAGTTGTACCTACTTTTTTTGCAAGCTTTATTGGGGGCGGATTAATGGTAGTAGTTATTCCGATAATTAATGAATACCTTTCCCAAAAAGAGTATAAAGAGGCAACATATGTTACTAATTCGATTCTGACTCTGGCTTTTTTAGCTTTAGGGTTAATAATGGTTATAGGCGTTTTTACTGCTCCTTACTTAATGAACTTTGTTGGTTATGGGTTTCATGGAAGCACTTTGACTACAGCCCGGATGCTTGCTACCTGGCTCTTTCCTTTAGCTGCTTTAATGAGTTTAGCCCAGATTTTTACCGGGGTTTTAAATGCCTATCAGCATTTTTTTACCCCGGCATTAGGCCCGGTGCTAAATAATGTTCTTTTAATTGCCGTCCTTTTCCTTTTTGGAAAAACTCAGGGAATTCTTGCTCTGGTAGGAGGGACCTTGGCGGGTTGGATTATTTACCTTTTAATAATGCTGCCAGCTTTGAAAAAAATAGGTTTTAGTTATAAGCCGGTTTTTGATATCCATCACCCGGCAGTAGTTAAAGCCTGGAAGATGTTTTTGCCGGTAATTATTGGGACTACCTTTTCCCAAATAAATTTATTAGTAGACCGAATGTTAGCATCTGGTCTTACAGAAGGTAGTATTTCGGCTTTAAATTATGCTTCAAAACTTTACCAGCTACCCCTAGGGGTAATTTCTTTAGCAGTATCAAGTGCAATTTTTCCAAGCCTATCGGTTTTTGCCGCCCAAGGGGAAAAAACGAGACTAATTGAACTAACCCGCTTTGGTTTAAAAATAAGCAGTGTGATTTCTCTGCCAGCCCAGGTCGGAATGATGGTTTTAGCTACGCCCATTGTGGCCGTACTTTTTGAACGGGGAGCTTTTGATGCCCGGGCTACGGCCTTAACTTCTGGTGCCCTCTTTTTTTATAGCCTGGCCATCGTATTTTACGTATTTAATGCGGTTTTAACGCGCTTTTTTTATTCACTAAACGATACGATTACGCCCTTAAAAGTTGGAGCTTTAGCTGTTTTGGGAAATATCGGGCTTAACCTTATTTTTGTTCGCTTTATGGCACATCGTGGCTTGGCTTTGGGAACAAGTTTTGCCGTAATTTTAAGTAATTTACTTTACTTTTACTTTGCCCAGAAGAAAATCGGGAATCTTTTCGACCGGGAAATGAAAAGTTTTTTTGTTAAATCTTTAGTTGCCTCTTTTATAATGGGGATTTTTGTCTATAAAATTTACGCCTGGTTACTATTTAAAGGACAGGCCTTCGCCCTATTTGTTGCTATTTTGCTTGGGGTAGCTTTATATTTTGTTTTACTTGTGGTTTTTAAGGTGGAAGAGGTAAAATATATTAAAACGCTTGTTTTGAAGTTTAAGGCAAAGCTTTCTTAA
- a CDS encoding VanW family protein encodes MKKLYIILTVVFAFTFMVVGGIVGFAYYTYIKPYEGKIAYGVSVEGKPVGGMTFNEFRKYLQELNDEVKNQKVVFTLGNKSWTYTKGELGISLKTDLMYKRAYEIGRKGFFFKQVLARKQLLKNPVDLKYLVKFDEKLLLAKLNQINKEIYVEPKNAEFRLLPNDTFEIIPHKTGITLDMAQAQTEVRKGLLAKPLEVNLKLKEVLPDKTTEDIKKMRLTGLLSSFTTSFDISKVNRSYNIGVAAGKLNGILVAPGEVFSFNKTVGPRSAKEGYKNAPVILRDQLVEALGGGVCQVSTTLYNAVLLANLPIVERSNHSLPVAYVPPGRDATVTDTGKDLKFKNNLPCYLYIKSYVNGNRITFKIFGDASLRKHVVIKSWVTKTYPYKTILIKDPTLPEGQKVVKQQGINGKYAKAQRVIYENGRVVKVESLRDSYYKPMNKIILVGSKKVPVKTKESSVDDFVY; translated from the coding sequence ATGAAAAAGCTCTATATCATTCTAACGGTAGTTTTCGCTTTTACGTTTATGGTAGTGGGTGGCATTGTGGGGTTTGCCTACTACACCTATATAAAACCTTACGAGGGGAAAATCGCCTATGGCGTATCAGTTGAAGGTAAACCCGTAGGCGGCATGACTTTTAACGAATTTAGGAAATATCTTCAAGAACTAAATGACGAAGTTAAAAACCAAAAAGTAGTATTTACCCTTGGAAATAAATCCTGGACTTATACTAAAGGCGAACTGGGCATTTCTCTAAAAACCGACTTAATGTATAAAAGAGCCTATGAAATTGGTCGGAAAGGGTTTTTTTTCAAACAAGTTTTAGCAAGAAAACAACTTTTAAAAAATCCTGTAGATCTTAAATACCTTGTGAAGTTTGATGAAAAGCTCCTTTTGGCCAAACTTAACCAAATCAATAAAGAGATTTATGTAGAACCAAAAAATGCTGAGTTCCGTCTTTTACCCAATGATACTTTTGAAATTATTCCCCATAAAACGGGTATAACCTTGGATATGGCCCAGGCCCAAACAGAAGTGCGTAAAGGGCTGTTAGCCAAGCCTTTAGAAGTAAATCTTAAACTAAAAGAAGTATTACCGGATAAAACCACCGAAGACATAAAAAAGATGCGGCTAACCGGCCTTTTATCGAGTTTTACCACTAGCTTTGATATATCCAAAGTCAACCGGTCTTATAATATCGGAGTGGCCGCAGGAAAATTAAATGGTATCCTGGTTGCTCCAGGAGAAGTTTTTTCATTTAATAAAACCGTTGGACCGAGAAGTGCAAAAGAAGGGTATAAAAATGCTCCGGTAATTTTGCGGGATCAGTTGGTGGAAGCGTTAGGCGGCGGAGTTTGTCAGGTTTCCACTACGCTTTATAATGCGGTATTACTGGCTAATTTACCGATTGTCGAGCGTTCAAACCATTCGCTGCCGGTAGCCTATGTACCACCGGGCCGTGATGCTACTGTTACCGATACAGGAAAGGACTTAAAATTTAAAAATAATCTGCCGTGTTATCTTTATATAAAATCTTACGTTAATGGTAATCGGATTACTTTTAAAATTTTTGGCGATGCCAGTTTAAGAAAACACGTGGTAATTAAAAGCTGGGTTACAAAAACATATCCTTACAAGACCATTCTGATAAAAGACCCCACACTGCCCGAGGGCCAAAAGGTAGTCAAACAGCAAGGTATTAATGGTAAATATGCTAAGGCCCAGCGGGTGATTTACGAAAATGGCCGGGTAGTAAAAGTTGAAAGCCTGCGGGATAGCTATTATAAGCCAATGAATAAAATTATACTGGTAGGAAGTAAAAAAGTTCCAGTGAAAACTAAAGAATCTTCGGTAGATGATTTTGTATATTAA
- a CDS encoding DUF1292 domain-containing protein yields MELGEVITLVDEEENEFEFAVIDLLEVEGKQYAVLVPAVDEEEEELNDEEEAVILRLEVDEEGNEVLVDLDDEEWEMVADAWTEKLEDEGSDE; encoded by the coding sequence ATGGAATTGGGCGAAGTTATTACGCTCGTCGATGAGGAAGAAAATGAGTTTGAATTTGCTGTTATTGACCTTTTAGAAGTAGAAGGCAAACAGTATGCAGTCTTAGTACCGGCGGTGGATGAAGAGGAAGAGGAATTAAATGATGAAGAAGAGGCGGTAATCTTGCGCCTTGAAGTGGACGAGGAAGGCAATGAAGTATTGGTTGATTTAGATGATGAGGAGTGGGAAATGGTTGCCGATGCCTGGACCGAAAAATTGGAAGATGAAGGTTCTGATGAGTAA
- the ruvX gene encoding Holliday junction resolvase RuvX: MKVLGLDVGDKKIGVALSDELGFMAHGLTVINRKNLKEDLRELKKIIDLHNVTEVVIGYPRNMNGTTGPRALMVERFAEAFYQFTGIKPVFWDERLSTVEAEKLLISGDVSRQKRKKVIDKMAATLILSGYLNYKSKT, encoded by the coding sequence ATGAAAGTTCTTGGGCTTGATGTTGGGGATAAAAAAATTGGTGTTGCTTTATCCGATGAGTTAGGTTTTATGGCCCATGGCTTAACGGTTATTAACCGTAAAAACCTGAAAGAAGATTTAAGGGAGCTTAAAAAAATTATTGACCTACATAATGTCACCGAAGTTGTTATCGGTTATCCCCGTAATATGAATGGAACCACTGGCCCTCGAGCTTTGATGGTGGAGCGGTTTGCGGAAGCGTTTTACCAATTTACCGGGATTAAACCCGTTTTTTGGGATGAACGTTTATCTACCGTGGAAGCGGAAAAGCTATTAATAAGCGGAGATGTAAGCCGTCAAAAAAGAAAAAAGGTCATTGATAAAATGGCGGCAACGCTCATCCTTTCGGGTTATCTAAATTATAAAAGTAAAACTTAG
- a CDS encoding aldo/keto reductase, with translation MEKRVLGNTGIEVSRLCFGALTIGPLQRNLSLNEGARIIRLALEKGVNFIDTAELYQTYPYIKKALEGFPTDRVVIATKSYAATAQEMEKSLKRALSALGRDYIDIFLLHEQESYFTLKGHEEALFFLVKAKEKGYVRAVGISTHHIAGVRAGMMHPAVEVIHPLINYRGIGIADGSTQEMLEAIAEAYLMGKGLYGMKPLGGGHLGSDFKKAFDFVLGIKELSAIAVGMKSEIEVIANINYFQKGEIDGNIEENLKKLSKKLHIESWCQGCGQCIDACSQKALALGPTGKIQVNKEKCLFCGYCGARCPHFAIKVI, from the coding sequence TTGGAGAAAAGAGTCCTTGGGAATACCGGAATTGAAGTTTCACGCCTTTGTTTTGGGGCTCTCACAATTGGCCCCCTGCAGCGAAATTTATCGTTAAACGAAGGAGCGCGCATAATTCGTTTAGCTCTCGAAAAAGGGGTTAATTTTATTGATACGGCCGAGCTATACCAAACCTACCCGTATATTAAAAAGGCATTAGAGGGTTTTCCGACCGATCGGGTGGTTATTGCTACGAAATCTTATGCAGCAACCGCCCAGGAAATGGAAAAAAGCCTTAAAAGAGCTTTATCTGCCCTTGGACGAGATTATATTGATATTTTTCTTTTGCATGAACAGGAATCATATTTTACGTTAAAAGGCCATGAAGAAGCCCTTTTCTTTCTGGTAAAGGCCAAGGAAAAAGGTTATGTTCGGGCTGTAGGGATTTCCACCCACCATATAGCTGGGGTGCGGGCGGGGATGATGCATCCGGCGGTAGAAGTAATTCATCCGCTTATTAATTACCGGGGGATTGGCATTGCCGATGGTTCCACCCAGGAAATGTTAGAAGCAATAGCGGAAGCTTATCTCATGGGCAAAGGGCTCTATGGGATGAAACCTTTAGGTGGAGGCCACTTGGGCAGTGATTTTAAAAAAGCTTTTGATTTTGTCCTAGGGATAAAAGAACTTTCTGCTATTGCTGTCGGGATGAAGTCGGAAATTGAAGTAATTGCTAATATAAACTACTTTCAAAAGGGCGAAATTGATGGTAATATAGAAGAGAACCTAAAAAAACTTTCCAAAAAACTCCACATTGAGAGCTGGTGTCAGGGCTGTGGGCAGTGTATAGATGCTTGTTCCCAGAAAGCTTTGGCTCTTGGACCTACCGGTAAAATTCAAGTAAATAAGGAAAAATGCCTGTTTTGCGGTTACTGTGGAGCGCGGTGTCCTCATTTTGCCATAAAAGTAATCTAA
- a CDS encoding IreB family regulatory phosphoprotein, whose amino-acid sequence MNDELEKTMRFGFDKEKNTKHKALLLTIYEALQEKGYNPINQLVGYLLSGDPAYITSHKNARNLIRKIERDDLLEELLKVYLERE is encoded by the coding sequence ATGAACGACGAACTGGAAAAAACGATGCGCTTTGGTTTTGATAAAGAGAAAAACACCAAACATAAAGCCCTGCTTCTTACCATTTATGAAGCATTACAGGAAAAAGGTTACAATCCTATTAATCAACTGGTAGGTTATCTCCTATCAGGAGATCCGGCATATATCACTAGCCATAAAAATGCCCGAAATTTAATTCGCAAGATTGAGCGGGACGATCTTTTAGAAGAACTCTTAAAAGTGTATTTAGAAAGGGAGTAA